cgctgtgtagtggccatgcaggCTCTCTTACTGTGAACGGCATGGCCACTACAGAGTGGATGAAGCTTTCTGCCTCCGGCTCTGTCCCATTTTCCGATGCCTGTTGGAATGCAGCTAATCAGCGGAGGTGTCATTTGTCGAACCCCCATGGATCTAATAAtgacgacctatcctgaagataggtcatcaatacctaaAGACAGAAAACACCCTTTAATTCTTGTTTGCTTGActtactgtattttggaggggaaaaaaagaacTAAATTGCATCAGACGTAAAATTCCCACATTGCCAGTTGTCATCTGCACTATGAGAAAATATAGCTAAGGCTTTAGACTGCTAGTTCAACAACAGCATGTGACAGACATGTTAGGGTTTTGTACAGAGGAGCAATTTACAAAGAGGCCAGGATTTACTTATAAATCTGATAATACTTAGTATTCCTTTGAATATCTCAGAGTTGGGACGTGCACATTCTTGCTTCTATGCAGACATATCAGGGACCTTTGAGAATTTAAACTATTTTGGTGACAATTCTTACatcttaaaaaaaacacaaaaaaaaaaaaacacgggagACTTCGGCACTCTTCAGCCACTGGTACAGACTGGAGCAAGAGTACACATTGCTTCTGCTTTAGGGGGATGATACGGGGCTGAGCAGTACGTCTTCTCTGAAATCTTCCAGTAACTATGTTGCTAACTGGCATGTTCAAATATTTCGGGGTGGGAGGAAATAAAAGTTCAATGTTAATGTGGCAGCTTAGAGATTTCAATTAAAAAGTTGCACTACAAGCGTCAGAATAATAGATAGCTGACAACATTActttggtaaaaaaataaaataaaaaaaaataaagactccAAAAGCTTCAATACTCCTGTTAACTAAACTCACTTTGTGCTACTTGTGCAATATATATACTTCTACATATTTAAATGTGTTTTGGAAAGTTCTACCACCAATGTGATCTTAAAAAACCCTCAAATGCACTCTATGTTTTGTGTGACTCCCGGTTACCTATGAAGTGTGCTCTTCCCCCTAGACTGCTAGTAAGTAATAAAAtgcttcattattattattattatttttgttcgtTTATAACTATGGATATAGATTGAAGTCGGTGTACAGATATTACTGTTACAAACCAAATGAATCACTGCTATAGACTGGCTGCTTTCGTTTATGTATCTTACAGGAACAGTTTCATGTTTTGTGTAGTTCTTTAAAGTGTGGTTCTCTTTGTGGTTGAATGCTATCTTACTTACTCATACAGCTTTAATGTGCCGATTTATTTTGTTTCGAGACTGTCAGCACAAAATGCAATAAACCTAATTTTATTACACCCTTTGGATCTGGTGTTAaaactgctataaaaaaaaaaaaagttaaccaaTTCATGCTAGTTTTTATGAAgcaatttttgtaaaaaaacaaaaaaaacacatttcaatTAAGGAgacaattaagtttttttttttttaagaactttTACTTAAAACATTGTTTACAACAGGATACAATTTCATGTAATAACATACATGGCAATGCAGGGAGCAGTCACAAAACTATTTCACCAATGCAAAATTATTGGTGACTAACAAGATGTGGAGAAACAGAAATTCTCAGAATACTTCTGAAAACGAAAAACTGTAAAACCCAACAAAAATAGGGAAAAGAAAAATATGtgaccattttaatttttttcaataaatGCACTAGTAAGTTACCGCTAGGAGTCGTCAACACAAGATCTGTAAGACCTACAGCATCAGCTAGTAGTGGCGGGAATAAGCGCCCATGGAAGGCTGTGGTGGAGGCCCACTGCGAATCGCTTGATTTGCAGTTTGACTCACCAAGTGAGTAAGTGCAGGCCCGCTCTGAATCAAGGTATCCAGAGCTTTCTGCACACTAGGGTTGTCAAAGTTTATGCCTGCAGATGCCCCTGGTCGCTGGTTTGGCATATTACTGGGTGCCTGAGGACGAAGCTGCCCATACATATACTGTAATTGAGAAGATGGACCTGGCCTGGAAGCTGTATTCTTTACAGATTCAACCGGTGTGAGAGCATTAGGATGTTGGTTCCCCATGGGCTGAGATCTCTGTGCAGTAGGAGCAAGTGGTGGAATGTCCGTTTGGACTGCCCGTTGTGGAGGGGGCACATTTCCATAGCTCTGGCCTGGGACAGATGTTGCTCCTAGACCCGTTTGTTTAGCACTGACAGACGAAGAGGAAACTCCACTATTGAACAGACTGAGAATTTTTGCCTGCAGCTCTTGTTGAGAGTTGCTTTGAGGTTGAGTTGCCTGAGCACCCGAATTCAGCTGCGGTGTCACGGGCATTGTTTGACTGCTGGCAAGGTTTGATGAACCCTCAAGAGACGTTCCAGAACTTACTCCCAACGGTCTTGAGAGTTGTGCTATGAAAACAAAAGAGACAAGCATGTTAAATCTTATAAATTAACACAAAGATAGTAAAATTAGAAATGAAAACACTTGAAAGTTGCTATTTCATGAGGGCCATTACTACTTACATGTTAGCGGGTCGGCAGATAGAGACAGCATTCTTTCTTTACGATCGCGTAAATACAGTATAACCTTATCTATTTCATCAGGAGTGACATATCTATTATCTACAAGCAAATTAAGCAGGGTCATTATTCCAGGGGGTGGAGGAGGCCTTGATCCTTCATCCAAGGCTAAAGCACGCTCTCTTAAAATGGCGTCGGTGGACAGCTTGGCAGCTTGTTTTGCAATATCGTCACGTTCCTTGTCGCGTTTCTCCAACTTGTACCGTTCAAAACTTCTTGCCACAAGTACTATGGCATCTGCAAGTGGCATGTTCCTATGCTCTGTAATGATAAGGATAGTTTCTTGtccaataaaatacatacaagatACCAATCACCAAAACTAAACCACACATACaccaaagaaaaaacatttttattcccGCACAGCAGATTCGTGGCAGAGCTTTCCGTTGCTGAAAATCAGTACTATTCATCTGAATGAGGCCTGTAGAAATCCATGTCTGCTGCCCAAAACAGCTCCATTCAGATAAACAGAACTAATTTTAAGTAGCATGGCTGTAAAGAGTTCAGCAACAAAACTGCCATTTCTGAATATACTTTTAggttgcaattatttttttttacatgtttacACATGAAAATAATTTCTCACTACAAGCTTAAGACAGTTTCCGAGACAGCTAGAATTTTCTTCTTGTTGTGTCATCAACATTTTTAACTGATGCCCATATGCTTCATATgaagacattttttatttttccttgccaggggaacaacaaaaaaaaaaaacgcaaatgcAAAATATTGACTGCATCAAGTTGTGCTTGTTTCCAAATTCTAAAAAGAGAGTAGGGCACGAGTGGCTGTAGTTTATGACTGGCAGGATTCCATGGATGACAAGAACAGTATTACATCTATATTAGGTTTTCTTGAGTAGCAATAATATTAGCCATAAATATAAATTCCACAtagtaattaaaggggtattctcatctcagacaatgggggggatATCgctacgatatgcccccattgtctaataggtgttgggccccagaggtgggaccccgcACTGATCTCTAAACCGAAGCCTAACATGAGGCCGGCAAAGTGGTGTTGGGTCCAGTCACCACAAAGCCTTGCTGCTGTGCCgacaaaaatagccgagccagcgctccgcTATTTTAGGCAGCCAcatagaaatgagtggagggCGGCTACgtgtgcgccctccaccacttttggaGCTCCGTTTAGGTGATAGACGATGGAGGCATATCGCCGGGACCGATGCTCAGATTACACAACCGTTTTAAGGCTCTGCTTGCAGTTTTAAAATCACCTTCATAGTCTTAACCCAGttggtgaccagcctgttttggccttactgaccaagcgtttttcttctttTCATCATAAACATCCAAGAgcttataaaataataattttttcagtcCATGTAGCTGTataaagggcttgttttttttatggGGCAAGTTGTACATTTTAACGGCATCATTTTGGTGTACACGActgtctgattaacttttattaactctttctgggagggaaatGGGGGAAAGCAATACtagtttacattataaattttaaggcgttaatttttcagtataaacataatatctttattctctggatcagtacgattacagcaataccaaatacatatagtttatgttttactactttaaccccttagggacccatgacgtaccagtacggggggttgtatcggcgatcgcagcaaaccgcaggtcaatccagacctgcggtttgctgcgtttccagtccattcaggtctccggtgacctgataaactggaaaaaaacggtgatcggtggtgtgattacactagggatcgaccgatattgattttttagggccgataccgataatttgtgaactttcaggcagatagccgataatttataccgatattctgggaattttcatttttgagagaaaaaaaaaatcctacacaaatctgctgaaaattaatatgtttattgttaatgtgtattttttattttttttgtaaatttttcatttatacttagttttttttttttgttgttttttttttttgttgttttttttttttttactaacttttagcccccttagggactagaacccttgtcccattcaccctgatagatgaatgggacaagggttctagtgagctcagggtgaataggagctcagggtgaataggagctcacactgtccctgctgctctgtgcacacagcagcatggagcttaccatggcagccagggcttcaatagcgtcctggctgccatggtaaccgatcggagccccaggattacacagctggggctccgatcggaggaggaggggaggggaccctgtggccactgccaccaatgattaatactggggtggcgggcgcactgcgccaccaatgattaatactggggggcgcactgcgccaccaatgtttttactattgggatgggggtggggggcgcactgcgccaccaatgattaatactggggggcttggggcgcactgcgccaccaatgaagataagtctctcaatcattcatatacaggaggcgggagctggctgcagaatcacaaagccggctcccgacctctataagcggtagctgcgattagcggcacctaaggggttaactaccgcggaccgcagctattgctcatagaggtcgggagccggctatgtgattctgcagccagctcccagctcctgtatatgaatgaatgaatgaatgaaaggcttatcttcattggtggagcggtggccacagcccctcccctgatcttatcttctctcctctcattggcggcagcggcaggacagggggagggagacactgcttccttctcccctgtgctgcggagggaaaacagagagcgctgagagcagcgcgttctgtgttccccatacgttatcggtatatcggcaaaatagatgccgataacgttcaaaatcctgaatatcggccgataatatcggtcaaactgataatcggtcgatccctagattacacaccaccaatcacagtccgaacaTTTGGGGGCGGCGTTGCTGGCTGTGGTGctggagattcaaactcccggcgctcctctctcccctcctcttcctgctgctgcaccaGCACCTGCGATCCCCCCgttggcacccatcaccctccaggtaggttagggtcagtgagggagaggcaccattaggcagggatagaagggagagttaattaggggggaaaaaaatatgtaaactgatttattgtttttggtggtctctggtggttggggtccacagcacttagctgtgagaccctagactcacccaggggtgctgccactgttatcgcatcgcccgccccaccgctgatcagcattGTACCGCTTTTTttttctgacactttttttttttactttttagtacatgaacacccgtgcccccacacacacgcacatacaataaaagttttacacgcacgcacatacccatggcccaccagatgttctcggtggaggaggcatacgcccagcttgcctcagactcagagagccccagtgaggatgaggatgaccccacattcctcttgtcatccgcatcctcatcatcatctgatggcggagatgccgccaggtggaaccaggggccccacatgccagggaccctgtggcccacaccagTACGAGcttccctggggctcgtactggtttcccggcccaccaaagaagcccaccggagccccctaccggtgaacttagctggtgtcccccagtggattttgagccagagattccggattttgttggcaatccgggaatccagattcccacagtgggcttcaatgAAAtggactttagtttttttttttcaagtgacgcatttgtgaatctgatggtggagcagacaaacctgtacgcccaacagttcgttgctcagcacccgggctcctttttggctagacccggtggctggacgccggtcactgcagccgagatgaggacattttggggcctcgtgctgcacatgggtctagtgcatacaaagctatgggcatcggactccatttcatcttcagcgcatgcgcccggcaccctcactggccgggatcacatcgtGCCTGCGTCCCCTCTGCTTCTTAGAGGCTTCTTCAGCCTCTGCGTTCTGCGCTGGGCACTCTtctgagcagcgcttcagagagcTGCTCTCAAAGacatcggggacagcagaagccgcccagcgaagtgaatattgatgagctgggtggCGCTTTAAAACGGCGGTTGGggacggctggctgggcgcaagtgaagATGAAACGCCgctccttgggcagaaagaagacgattctatcaggttataaaacatcagtttactgtatttataaggtggacaggggataTACTTATACGATTTTAAtgcaaatatgcttattgggcctgtcagagtccttaaggggttaaaacaccttttttttaaaggaaaatcTTTTTTCatcgccgcttcccaagacccataactatttttttatttttctttctttctacaGAGCTGCGTGGGAGATTGATTTTTGCGGGGCGACTTTTAGTTTTCATTGGTGTAATTCTGGGGTAAATTATGCTTTTTAatagtttgttaaaaaaaaaaaattggcatgtgATAGTTAAATTGGCTGAAGTTAATGTAAaacctcagtggcagtattgctgttaacCCATTACCAcccccagaaagagttaaaagggttttccaggatttttattaACAGATTACCtatgctctggataggtcatcagtatctgatctgtgagggtccaacacccaagacccccgccgatcagctgtttgagaaggcagcggtgctcctgtgAGGGCAGCTGCCTTCTCACaggtcaccaagcacagcgccataaccGGTATAGcagatgtgcttggtattgcagctcagcccaattcacttgaatggggctgagctgctcctaggccccgTGATCAATGAATGtggtgtcactggcctaggaagagcagagggaaggcagcggtgctcatagtgcaggtgccttctcaaacagctgatcaagggagtcctgggtgtcggacccccacctatcagatactaatgacctatccagccgctgctgcatctcgCCGGCACGTGGAACAAAACATACAGCAACgaccctccctagcgtcacctgcgatgctagggaggcttgtccctgtcGATGGCCAATTTTTGTATTTCCAAGAAAACAATGCCTTATATTAGATATAATAGACACTAACAAATTTTCTCACATACTTACAGCCTATGtaccatataattttttttaacaacaaaataaataaaacaggtggatggttttctggatataaatTTTTAAGagtctccatgtattctacttcctgcccTTGCTCTTTAAAGGAAAGGTCATCAGCATATGATCGGCGATTAAGAAGGCagaggcactggcagtagtgtctTCTCGCAGCTGTTCAAAGGCCGAGTGACGACATGTTCATCCGTCACGTGGCCTGGGAGTGGCTCGGCCGCTATACAAATGTAcaacactgtgcttggtaagctgcgagaaggctgcagcactcacagcAGCGAAAGTTCCTTCTCAgacagttgatcggcggggttcGGGGTATTAGACCCCAACcaataagatactgatgacctattctgaggataggtcatcagtaaaacccTTTTAACTTCCTTCTTTGTCTGGCATAGCAGACAGCCTCGCTTGACTTTGTCACAGCATTCACCCGGACTGTAGAGGAAAGTACAATGCTCTTCTGTGagaatctttatctaggcctatcagaACAATAGCGCTGCCCTATTGTCATTGAAATTctacaagtggtaccttggaaccgaaccagttcagtatcaaggttttttacagtaataattaattcacaaagttattacttcgcaaagtaataactttgtcatcagagccaatacattctaatattgtacggagctcctgctccatacagtgttACAACAAAGTTTTAGGAGTGAAGCATCCGAAGTAGAttagctcatccctagtcatcattatcacattgtgAAGGGTCTGAGTCCTGGCATTCTTgataatcagctgtttcagggagccgctgcACTCATGGAGAATACCAAAAATAGTACCGTACACTTTCTAGCGgcagtgcctggtattgcaggtcagcctTATTGATTGatttgagctgcaactaggctaagtgactgatgtacagtgacATCGCTGGCATAGGAAGAAGCTGTGGCACTCAACAGCtgttcggcaggggtcccgggtgttggacctctGCAGATCTGATATTAAGGTTCGGTCATCAATATAGTTTCCCTATAAGTGAGAAGTTAGAGCAGTAATAACCACCGTCATTTAGAGAGAGACATCATCTTTGTTTCTCCGTGGCAAACATCGGATAGTAAATGTGTTACTTTATTATCGAATG
This window of the Bufo bufo chromosome 6, aBufBuf1.1, whole genome shotgun sequence genome carries:
- the NCOA5 gene encoding nuclear receptor coactivator 5 isoform X2; its protein translation is MIKRPSKSSPPRRDLYGYGESQEPRRDRSPLRSSPRRDSREPRERDARSFRDSRDGREPRDIRDPKDFRDAREGDLRDGHSSRDVRDLRDTRDYRDPRDAKDLRDSRDLRDSRDLRDSRDLRDSRDLRLRDPRDARELRDSLSDRYREVRDMRNPYRDDDLHDDYHRKREEYDRYREPLDRLPDERYKREERRREELYKQYFDDLQRKLDQDRHVDCSVVAANKQSKDYAESVGRKIRDLGMLVDLIFLNTDVSLTQVLDDVSRGGTPFAIVITQQHQTHRSCTVNILFGTPQEHRNMPLADAIVLVARSFERYKLEKRDKERDDIAKQAAKLSTDAILRERALALDEGSRPPPPPGIMTLLNLLVDNRYVTPDEIDKVILYLRDRKERMLSLSADPLTSQLSRPLGVSSGTSLEGSSNLASSQTMPVTPQLNSGAQATQPQSNSQQELQAKILSLFNSGVSSSSVSAKQTGLGATSVPGQSYGNVPPPQRAVQTDIPPLAPTAQRSQPMGNQHPNALTPVESVKNTASRPGPSSQLQYMYGQLRPQAPSNMPNQRPGASAGINFDNPSVQKALDTLIQSGPALTHLVSQTANQAIRSGPPPQPSMGAYSRHY